A region of Flavobacterium indicum GPTSA100-9 = DSM 17447 DNA encodes the following proteins:
- a CDS encoding OmpA family protein → MRRLYISAVALLLTTSIYAQNKDTKDADKLFDRLEYVDAAQAYSKLVEKGKADAYVYKQLGDCYYNVFNTKEAVTWYAKAVERPQEAEVYYRYAQMLKAEGNMQESNKQMAQFAKMQPNDARAKAFTNNPNVVQQLQQQSKLYNIKKSDVSSDKADFGAQLTNNNEVYFASARNTARKKNGMDEQPYLDLYKATRNTDGSLSQATEVVELNTKWHDGPAAITSDGSTIYYGSESFNQSEFQKDKTKKLKYGQIYLYKATKGEGDKWTNAKALPINSKEYSVRNPSISKDGKTLYFSSDMPGGMGGEDIWKVSVDGDSYGTPENLGSGVNSEGNESFPYITDDHVLFFASNGKPGFGGYDVFTYNTTTKETKNVGAPVNTEKDDFAFSYNKEKKVGYFSSNREGNDDIFQADPICGVDALVKVMDAETGKLLAGAQVTVTDAKNKAVGTQETDESGATKYGLACEQSYGVTATRSGYEPGSATMKQSEGGSEVIEVNLTPIKPIITEREVILQPIYFEYDKSNITAQGAEELDKLVQVMNEYPNMVIYAKSHTDSRGSDSYNLRLSDRRAKATVQYIISKGIAKERISGKGMGETEPKVSCTNCSEEEHAQNRRSEFLIVKK, encoded by the coding sequence ATGAGAAGACTATATATATCAGCCGTTGCATTATTGCTTACAACAAGTATTTATGCACAGAATAAGGACACAAAAGACGCGGATAAGCTATTTGATCGTTTAGAATATGTTGATGCAGCCCAAGCTTATTCCAAATTAGTAGAGAAAGGCAAAGCGGATGCTTATGTTTACAAACAGCTTGGCGATTGTTACTACAATGTTTTTAACACTAAGGAAGCGGTTACGTGGTATGCTAAGGCCGTGGAGCGCCCACAAGAGGCGGAGGTGTATTACCGTTATGCCCAAATGTTAAAAGCAGAAGGGAACATGCAGGAGAGTAACAAACAAATGGCCCAATTTGCCAAGATGCAGCCAAACGATGCTCGAGCTAAAGCGTTTACCAATAACCCTAATGTGGTGCAACAACTCCAACAACAAAGTAAGTTATACAACATCAAGAAATCGGATGTGAGTAGTGATAAGGCCGACTTTGGTGCGCAGTTAACCAATAACAATGAGGTTTATTTTGCGAGTGCTAGAAACACCGCAAGAAAGAAAAACGGTATGGATGAACAACCGTACTTAGACCTTTATAAGGCAACAAGAAACACAGACGGAAGTTTGAGTCAAGCTACGGAAGTAGTGGAGTTGAATACCAAATGGCACGATGGCCCTGCGGCTATTACCTCTGATGGTAGTACGATTTACTACGGTAGTGAGAGCTTCAACCAAAGTGAATTCCAAAAGGATAAAACAAAGAAATTAAAATACGGACAAATCTACTTATACAAAGCCACAAAAGGGGAAGGGGATAAGTGGACAAATGCCAAAGCATTACCTATTAACAGTAAAGAATACTCGGTTAGAAACCCAAGTATCAGCAAAGACGGTAAGACGTTGTATTTTTCATCAGACATGCCAGGCGGTATGGGTGGCGAAGACATCTGGAAAGTAAGTGTTGATGGCGATAGCTATGGTACACCAGAGAACCTTGGAAGTGGAGTCAACTCAGAAGGGAACGAGAGTTTTCCTTATATCACGGATGACCATGTGCTATTCTTTGCGTCAAACGGTAAACCAGGATTTGGTGGCTATGATGTGTTTACATACAACACCACTACAAAAGAAACCAAGAATGTTGGTGCTCCGGTAAATACGGAGAAAGACGACTTTGCGTTTAGCTACAATAAAGAGAAAAAGGTAGGTTACTTCTCAAGTAATAGAGAAGGGAACGACGATATTTTCCAAGCCGATCCGATTTGTGGTGTGGATGCTTTAGTGAAAGTTATGGATGCAGAAACAGGTAAATTATTAGCTGGAGCACAAGTAACGGTAACAGATGCTAAAAACAAAGCTGTTGGCACACAAGAAACGGATGAATCAGGAGCAACGAAATACGGATTAGCTTGTGAACAAAGCTATGGCGTAACAGCAACAAGAAGTGGATACGAGCCAGGAAGTGCTACGATGAAACAGAGTGAAGGCGGAAGCGAAGTGATAGAAGTAAATCTAACCCCAATCAAGCCAATCATCACCGAGAGAGAAGTTATATTACAACCGATTTACTTTGAGTACGACAAGTCGAACATCACAGCACAAGGCGCTGAGGAGTTAGACAAGTTAGTACAAGTAATGAACGAGTATCCGAATATGGTGATTTATGCAAAATCGCACACCGATAGCAGAGGAAGCGACAGCTACAATTTGAGATTATCCGACCGAAGAGCTAAGGCTACGGTACAATACATCATCTCAAAAGGTATTGCAAAAGAACGTATCTCAGGCAAAGGTATGGGAGAAACTGAACCGAAAGTTTCTTGCACAAACTGTTCTGAAGAAGAACATGCACAAAACAGACGTTCAGAGTTCTTAATTGTAAAAAAATAA
- a CDS encoding branched-chain amino acid transaminase has translation MYYNENTIIFLDGAYVPAQQATASLYNQTMHYGNGVFEGIRAYDTPDGVRIFKAKEHYERLQYSAQVMHIDLPYTAKELELITYKVLELNGLKDAYIRPLVYLGDNMSLTPTAQVHVVIMAWEWGNYLGDKLLKVRTSSFQRPNPKSCFVEAKVVGHYTNSILATTEAKNNGFDEALLTDAAGFVAEGPGANFFMEKDGVLYTAPLGNILAGITRATVLELAKELDYQVLERLFTIEEVKQADSAFFCGTAAEVIGIAQLDDFVFPMEWEDSIGAVIQKKYKRRVAHNEYQNVYI, from the coding sequence ATGTATTACAACGAAAACACAATTATTTTTTTAGATGGGGCTTATGTACCTGCCCAACAGGCAACAGCAAGTTTGTATAATCAAACCATGCATTATGGTAATGGCGTTTTTGAAGGGATTAGAGCTTATGATACGCCAGATGGAGTGCGCATTTTTAAAGCTAAAGAACATTATGAAAGATTGCAGTATTCGGCTCAAGTCATGCATATTGATTTGCCTTATACGGCTAAAGAATTGGAGTTGATTACGTATAAAGTATTGGAATTAAATGGCTTAAAAGATGCCTACATCAGACCCTTAGTCTATCTTGGGGATAACATGTCATTAACTCCAACGGCACAAGTACATGTGGTTATTATGGCTTGGGAATGGGGGAATTATTTAGGAGATAAATTATTAAAAGTTAGAACGTCTTCATTTCAACGTCCCAATCCCAAATCTTGTTTTGTGGAAGCAAAAGTAGTCGGACATTATACGAATAGTATTCTTGCAACCACAGAAGCTAAAAATAATGGTTTTGACGAAGCGTTACTTACCGATGCAGCCGGATTTGTTGCTGAAGGCCCAGGAGCGAACTTTTTTATGGAAAAAGACGGAGTGTTATACACCGCTCCTCTAGGTAATATTTTAGCAGGAATTACTAGAGCAACCGTTTTAGAGCTTGCCAAAGAATTAGATTATCAAGTACTAGAACGTTTGTTTACAATAGAAGAAGTAAAACAAGCCGATAGTGCTTTTTTCTGTGGTACGGCAGCTGAAGTTATCGGTATAGCTCAATTGGACGACTTTGTTTTTCCAATGGAATGGGAGGATAGCATAGGAGCAGTAATTCAAAAGAAATACAAAAGAAGAGTGGCCCATAATGAATACCAAAATGTATATATATAA
- a CDS encoding T9SS type B sorting domain-containing protein translates to MNSKSIFVSILLLGFVINIKAQNILISQSGTVNVVGGEIFYDAGGAAGNDGNTSYTITLMPPAGKSVCVDFTSFSSFEALDIFDGTTTAATNIGTLKGNYSTAYNAAGTPYNTGQPALGGVVQAELKPGIFCANNSTGALTFRFTNASASQSSGWVGNVSTYTNASLGCTVDITASPTTICSGNSVTLTATGAIGTGLLSNTFNSGTIGTGWNATPGGIIFTNVLSCEPNGLYTTKKTDNSTYAWMQNVAAPRVLESLNFDVSNGGVLSFDFRAASDDNGGNGCEANDDKEGVYVQYSTNNGATWVNMKLMFPSLESNVGASANIGAGTYVYNWNRTTVPIPAAAQTTATKFRWYQHQSTTGSQDSWGIDDVSIIKYNPTTLTITDLSSGTVVATSASLSTSATVTPTSTRTYRATISDGTTSCTKDITITVNGSTPTTIAYSAPSYSNSNTTIQNVTVTNGPVTGTYTATPTGLSINATTGAINPSLSSVGIYTITVPTSCGTATTTIEIVNSSCASCTTATCPVSSITVPTVTLGQTNITTTLNAAGDQLGNPALNPGQNITICVPVTVPVGSTVLGFKQLSSSSPGGCATPSEEVITYQLKPAAACAGAPIIPNRTNASPVASGFNPEWDNLTPGNYVLCFTLQVTNTALCSSVDLQGLGYYNVIPVCTPPAVPTINSVAATCSAAGSSSIANYVVGQTYVFTPAGPTVGAGGAISGMITGTSYTVTASNGSCTSASSASFSNAAQLATPAVPTINSVAATCSAAGSSSIANYVVGQTYVFTPVGPTVGAGGAITGMITGTSYTVTASNGSCTSASSASFSNAAQLATPAVPTINTVAATCSAAGSSSIANYVAGQTYVFTPAGPTVGAGGAITGMITGTSYTVTASNGSCTSASSASFSNAAQLATPAIPTINTVAATCSAVGSSSIANYVVGQTYVFTPAGPTVGAGGAITGMITGTSYTVTASNGSCTSTSSVPFSNAAQLATPAVPTINTVAATCSAAGSSSIANYVAGQAYVFTPVGPTVGAGGAISGMIAGTSYTVTASNGSCTSTSSVPFSNAAQLATPAVPTINSVAATCSAAGSSSIANYVVGQTYVFTPAGPTVGAGGAILGMITGTSYTVTASNGSCTSASSASFSNAAQLVTPAVPTINTVAATCSAAGSSSIANYVVGQTYVFTPVGPTVGAGGAISGMITGTSYTVTASNGSCTSASSASFSNAAQLATPAVPTINTAAATCSAVGSSSIANYVVGQTYVFTPVGPTVGAGGAITGMITGTSYTVTASNGSCTSASSVPFSNAAQLATPAVPTINSVTATCSAAGSSSITNYVAGQTYVFTPVGPTVGAGGAISGMVTGTSYTVTASNGSCTSASSASFSNAAQLPLVTPTFTTVAPICSGGSLSALPTTSTNGFTGTWSPALNNTATTTYTFTPTAGQCASSTTMTVQVYAPPTVIFTGATNYCDGSSTLLNLTSNVPGATFTWNVVASNCTSGIGFVESGSGTTIVQQLDLINGLQTGYVTYLVTPMANGCYGMPVQISITINPVPVVTATILNNPICSGEMTNITMTSSIASTTYTWIVSSQVGVSGALPGSGTTINQILTTTGPVAGTVTYSITPVYNGCLGTPVSISVTVNPKPEIIGTLVPQYICSGGMTNITVAASLAGTQFSWTVVSHNNVTGFSNGNGSLIQQTLTTLTNAQGYVIYEVTPQLNGCSGVPRQYIVYVNPLPAPDLIDGHICVNQTTGVTYQGYWLLSGVPASGYIFEWYYNGSTTPIAGATGPNYLAQLAGTYKVVVKNVATGCIGSDTATVIEVYPATSFTVSVSEAFTDNATITVVVNQLGTGSLLYQLDEGAYQTSNVFEGVEPGVHVVTVVDEEGCTFLTEEVIVIDYPKFFTPNGDGYNDTWNIIGFESEHQPVLYIFDRYGKLLKQINPLDRNGGWDGTYNGAQMPSTDYWFTVEFTEKEQRKVFKSHFSMKR, encoded by the coding sequence ATGAATAGTAAATCAATCTTTGTTTCTATCCTATTATTAGGTTTCGTAATCAATATAAAAGCTCAAAATATTTTAATAAGCCAATCAGGTACGGTTAATGTGGTGGGTGGTGAAATATTTTATGATGCAGGTGGTGCCGCCGGTAATGACGGAAACACGAGTTACACGATTACCTTGATGCCTCCAGCTGGGAAAAGTGTATGTGTTGATTTTACTTCTTTTAGTTCATTTGAAGCCTTAGATATTTTTGATGGCACTACTACAGCTGCTACAAATATAGGAACCTTAAAAGGGAATTATAGTACAGCGTATAATGCTGCTGGAACTCCATATAATACAGGACAGCCTGCTTTAGGAGGTGTGGTTCAAGCAGAACTAAAGCCTGGTATTTTTTGTGCAAATAATTCCACAGGAGCATTGACTTTCCGATTTACTAATGCATCTGCTTCTCAATCTTCGGGTTGGGTAGGAAATGTATCTACTTATACTAATGCCTCATTAGGTTGTACTGTTGATATAACTGCTAGTCCAACAACAATATGTTCGGGTAATAGTGTCACATTGACTGCTACTGGAGCTATCGGTACAGGTTTATTGTCAAATACTTTTAACTCAGGAACCATCGGAACAGGATGGAACGCAACTCCAGGCGGAATTATTTTTACTAATGTTTTAAGTTGTGAACCAAATGGTTTGTATACCACAAAAAAAACTGATAATTCAACGTATGCTTGGATGCAAAATGTAGCGGCGCCTCGTGTCCTTGAATCGTTAAACTTTGATGTGAGTAATGGAGGAGTGTTAAGTTTTGATTTTAGAGCGGCATCGGATGATAATGGAGGAAATGGCTGTGAGGCAAATGATGATAAGGAAGGTGTATATGTGCAATATTCAACAAATAATGGCGCTACTTGGGTAAACATGAAATTAATGTTTCCTAGCTTAGAAAGTAATGTTGGAGCATCTGCCAATATTGGAGCAGGTACTTATGTGTATAATTGGAACAGAACTACTGTACCCATCCCTGCAGCCGCTCAAACAACTGCTACAAAATTTCGCTGGTACCAACATCAATCAACAACAGGTTCACAAGACAGTTGGGGAATTGATGATGTGAGTATTATCAAATACAATCCAACTACGTTAACCATAACGGATTTATCTTCTGGAACGGTAGTAGCTACTTCTGCTTCATTGTCTACTTCAGCTACGGTAACTCCAACTTCTACACGTACTTATCGTGCGACTATATCTGATGGTACAACGAGTTGTACTAAGGATATTACGATCACTGTAAATGGGAGTACTCCAACAACTATTGCGTACAGTGCTCCTTCCTACAGCAATTCAAATACAACAATTCAAAATGTAACGGTTACAAACGGACCTGTAACTGGAACTTATACAGCAACACCAACAGGTTTATCAATTAACGCTACTACTGGTGCAATTAATCCAAGTTTAAGTAGTGTAGGAATCTATACTATAACTGTTCCAACTTCTTGTGGTACAGCTACTACTACCATTGAAATTGTTAATTCTTCTTGTGCTTCCTGTACAACAGCTACATGCCCTGTTTCATCAATTACAGTACCAACGGTTACTCTAGGCCAAACGAATATTACAACAACACTTAACGCAGCGGGTGATCAATTAGGAAATCCAGCTTTGAATCCAGGTCAAAATATTACGATTTGTGTGCCTGTTACAGTGCCTGTTGGATCAACAGTATTAGGATTTAAACAATTATCTTCTTCAAGTCCTGGTGGTTGTGCTACTCCATCGGAAGAAGTTATAACCTATCAATTAAAACCAGCAGCTGCGTGTGCGGGTGCTCCAATTATCCCTAATAGAACAAATGCTTCTCCTGTAGCTAGTGGATTTAATCCAGAATGGGATAATTTAACACCAGGTAATTATGTGTTGTGTTTTACATTACAAGTAACGAATACGGCACTTTGTTCTAGTGTCGATTTACAAGGTTTAGGGTATTACAATGTAATTCCTGTTTGTACTCCACCAGCGGTTCCAACAATAAACAGTGTAGCAGCAACTTGTTCGGCAGCAGGAAGTTCAAGCATTGCGAATTATGTAGTGGGTCAGACCTATGTGTTCACGCCAGCAGGTCCAACCGTAGGCGCAGGAGGTGCGATTTCAGGTATGATAACAGGTACTTCTTATACAGTAACAGCTAGCAACGGAAGTTGTACTTCAGCGAGTTCAGCCTCTTTTAGTAATGCAGCGCAATTGGCTACACCAGCGGTTCCAACAATAAACAGTGTAGCAGCAACTTGTTCGGCAGCAGGAAGTTCAAGCATTGCGAATTATGTAGTGGGTCAGACCTATGTGTTCACGCCAGTAGGTCCAACCGTAGGCGCGGGTGGTGCTATTACCGGCATGATAACAGGTACATCTTATACAGTAACGGCAAGCAACGGCAGTTGTACCTCAGCGAGTTCAGCGTCTTTTAGTAACGCAGCACAGTTGGCTACACCAGCAGTTCCAACAATAAACACTGTTGCGGCAACTTGTTCGGCAGCAGGAAGTTCAAGCATCGCGAATTATGTAGCGGGTCAGACCTATGTATTCACACCAGCAGGTCCAACCGTAGGAGCGGGTGGTGCTATTACCGGCATGATAACAGGTACATCTTATACAGTAACGGCAAGTAACGGAAGTTGTACTTCAGCGAGTTCAGCGTCATTTAGTAATGCAGCGCAATTGGCTACACCAGCGATTCCAACAATAAACACTGTTGCGGCAACTTGTTCGGCAGTAGGAAGTTCAAGCATCGCGAATTATGTAGTGGGTCAAACCTATGTATTCACACCAGCAGGTCCAACCGTAGGCGCGGGTGGTGCTATTACCGGCATGATAACAGGTACATCTTATACAGTGACGGCAAGTAACGGCAGTTGTACTTCAACTAGTTCAGTGCCTTTTAGTAACGCAGCGCAATTAGCTACACCAGCGGTTCCAACAATAAACACTGTTGCAGCAACTTGTTCGGCAGCAGGAAGTTCAAGCATCGCGAATTATGTAGCAGGTCAAGCCTATGTATTCACACCAGTAGGTCCAACCGTAGGCGCAGGAGGTGCTATTTCAGGTATGATAGCTGGTACTTCTTATACAGTAACGGCAAGTAACGGAAGTTGTACTTCAACCAGTTCAGTGCCTTTTAGTAACGCAGCGCAATTGGCTACACCAGCGGTTCCAACAATAAACAGTGTAGCAGCAACTTGTTCGGCAGCAGGAAGTTCAAGCATTGCGAATTATGTAGTGGGTCAGACCTATGTATTCACACCAGCAGGTCCAACCGTAGGCGCAGGGGGTGCTATTTTAGGAATGATTACAGGTACTTCTTATACAGTGACGGCAAGTAATGGTAGTTGTACCTCAGCAAGTTCAGCGTCTTTTAGTAACGCAGCACAATTAGTTACACCAGCGGTTCCAACAATAAACACTGTTGCGGCAACATGTTCGGCAGCAGGAAGTTCAAGCATTGCGAATTATGTAGTGGGTCAAACCTATGTATTCACTCCAGTAGGTCCAACCGTAGGCGCAGGGGGTGCTATTTCAGGCATGATAACAGGTACATCTTATACAGTAACGGCAAGTAACGGAAGTTGTACTTCAGCAAGTTCAGCGTCTTTTAGTAACGCAGCACAGTTGGCTACACCAGCAGTTCCAACAATAAACACTGCAGCAGCAACATGTTCGGCAGTAGGAAGTTCAAGCATTGCGAATTATGTAGTGGGTCAGACCTATGTGTTCACGCCAGTAGGTCCAACCGTAGGAGCGGGTGGTGCTATTACCGGCATGATAACAGGTACATCTTATACAGTAACGGCAAGTAACGGCAGTTGTACCTCAGCAAGTTCAGTGCCTTTTAGTAACGCAGCACAGTTGGCTACACCAGCAGTTCCAACAATAAACAGTGTAACAGCAACTTGTTCGGCAGCAGGAAGTTCAAGTATAACGAATTATGTAGCAGGTCAAACCTATGTATTTACACCAGTAGGTCCAACCGTAGGCGCAGGAGGTGCTATCTCAGGCATGGTTACAGGTACATCTTATACAGTAACGGCAAGTAATGGCAGTTGTACTTCAGCGAGTTCAGCGTCTTTTAGTAACGCAGCGCAATTACCTTTAGTTACACCTACATTTACAACAGTAGCACCTATATGTTCTGGAGGAAGTTTATCGGCATTACCTACAACATCGACAAATGGATTCACAGGAACATGGTCTCCAGCTTTAAATAATACAGCAACAACGACGTACACGTTTACACCAACAGCAGGGCAATGTGCTTCATCAACTACTATGACTGTTCAAGTATATGCACCGCCAACTGTAATATTTACTGGTGCAACAAACTATTGTGACGGTAGTAGTACGTTACTTAACTTAACAAGTAATGTTCCAGGAGCAACTTTTACATGGAACGTAGTTGCATCAAATTGTACTTCTGGAATTGGATTTGTTGAATCGGGAAGTGGAACTACAATAGTTCAACAGTTAGATTTAATCAATGGTCTACAAACCGGATATGTAACGTATTTAGTAACCCCAATGGCCAATGGTTGTTATGGTATGCCTGTTCAAATTTCGATTACAATAAATCCAGTTCCTGTCGTAACGGCTACCATTTTGAACAATCCTATTTGTTCTGGTGAAATGACCAATATAACTATGACAAGTTCTATTGCTTCAACTACTTATACCTGGATAGTTTCTTCTCAAGTAGGAGTTTCAGGAGCGTTACCGGGTTCTGGTACTACCATTAATCAAATACTGACGACCACAGGTCCGGTAGCTGGTACGGTTACGTATTCCATTACTCCTGTATATAATGGTTGTTTAGGTACACCAGTTTCAATTAGTGTAACCGTGAATCCAAAACCAGAGATTATAGGTACATTGGTACCGCAATATATTTGTAGTGGAGGAATGACAAATATTACAGTTGCTGCCTCTTTAGCAGGAACGCAATTCAGTTGGACAGTGGTTTCACATAATAATGTTACTGGTTTTAGTAACGGTAATGGGTCTTTAATTCAACAAACGTTAACCACGCTTACAAATGCCCAAGGCTATGTTATTTATGAAGTTACACCTCAATTAAATGGTTGTTCCGGTGTCCCACGACAATACATCGTGTATGTTAATCCGTTACCAGCTCCAGATTTAATTGACGGACATATATGTGTAAATCAAACAACAGGAGTAACTTATCAAGGGTATTGGTTACTGAGTGGTGTTCCAGCCAGTGGTTATATTTTTGAATGGTATTATAACGGTAGTACTACTCCAATAGCGGGTGCAACAGGCCCCAATTATTTAGCACAATTAGCAGGAACTTATAAAGTAGTGGTTAAAAATGTAGCTACTGGTTGTATTGGAAGTGATACAGCAACTGTTATTGAAGTATATCCAGCTACTTCCTTTACGGTATCAGTTTCAGAAGCCTTTACAGATAATGCAACTATTACGGTTGTTGTAAATCAATTGGGTACGGGTTCTTTGTTGTATCAATTAGATGAAGGAGCTTATCAAACATCCAATGTGTTTGAAGGAGTTGAACCGGGTGTACATGTGGTTACTGTAGTAGATGAAGAAGGTTGTACTTTTTTAACAGAGGAAGTAATAGTGATTGATTATCCTAAATTCTTTACTCCAAATGGTGACGGTTACAATGACACTTGGAATATTATAGGTTTTGAATCAGAACATCAACCGGTGCTTTATATTTTCGATCGTTATGGAAAGTTATTGAAACAGATCAATCCTTTAGATCGAAATGGTGGATGGGACGGAACGTATAATGGAGCTCAAATGCCTTCAACAGATTATTGGTTTACCGTAGAATTTACAGAAAAAGAACAAAGAAAAGTATTTAAATCACACTTCTCAATGAAGCGATAA
- a CDS encoding PorP/SprF family type IX secretion system membrane protein: MRKIYLVVLLLTVFGSDLFAQQDPHYTQYMYNMSVMNPAYAGSKESLSMGLLYRKQWVEIEDAPTTATLFGHAPVGKNVGMGLSVINDKIGPVEENNIYGDFSYTLNLGGDHKLALGLKAGLTLHNVDYFTEIAPTLPDPNDDSFAKNVSNSYFNFGTGLFYYTNKYYLALSVPNMVKAQHLDFNGRSYGSEVSHYFLTGGYVFDLNESLKFKPFFMLKSAFDAPTSLDVSTNFLFKEKFEIGATYRLDDSFGAMVNYAITPSLKLGYAYDHIVSDLKVTTPASHEVILLFDVNFSKKVSRSPRYF, encoded by the coding sequence ATGAGAAAAATATATTTAGTAGTATTACTATTAACGGTTTTTGGTTCTGATTTGTTTGCTCAGCAGGATCCTCATTATACGCAGTATATGTATAATATGAGTGTTATGAATCCGGCTTATGCAGGTAGTAAGGAGTCATTATCTATGGGTTTGTTGTATAGAAAGCAGTGGGTTGAGATAGAGGATGCACCTACGACTGCGACTTTATTTGGTCATGCTCCAGTTGGGAAGAATGTAGGTATGGGTTTATCGGTTATTAACGATAAGATTGGTCCTGTTGAGGAGAACAATATTTATGGTGATTTCAGTTATACATTGAATTTAGGAGGAGATCATAAATTAGCCTTAGGTTTAAAGGCTGGTTTAACGTTGCATAATGTTGATTATTTTACGGAGATTGCGCCTACTTTACCAGATCCTAACGATGATTCATTTGCTAAGAATGTTAGTAATAGTTATTTTAATTTTGGTACGGGATTATTTTATTATACGAATAAGTACTACTTGGCTTTGTCTGTTCCTAATATGGTTAAGGCTCAGCATTTAGATTTTAATGGCAGGAGTTATGGTAGTGAGGTGAGTCATTATTTTTTAACAGGGGGTTATGTTTTTGATTTGAATGAGAGTTTAAAGTTCAAGCCTTTTTTCATGTTGAAGAGTGCGTTTGATGCGCCTACTTCGTTGGATGTATCGACAAATTTTTTATTTAAGGAGAAGTTTGAGATTGGCGCGACGTATCGTTTAGACGACAGTTTTGGAGCGATGGTGAATTATGCTATTACACCGAGTTTAAAATTAGGATATGCCTACGATCATATTGTATCGGATTTAAAGGTGACTACCCCGGCATCACACGAGGTTATCTTGTTGTTTGATGTTAATTTCAGCAAGAAGGTATCACGTTCACCGCGTTATTTTTAA